Proteins from a single region of Chryseobacterium sp. T16E-39:
- a CDS encoding glycoside hydrolase family 3 C-terminal domain-containing protein: MLKKTAIVSLFTLISISSMAQNTTLPVYLDETKPVEQRVQDALSRMTLEEKVAMLHAQSKFSSPGVPRLGIPEFWTTDGPHGVRPEVMWDEWNQAGWTNDSIIAYPALTALSATWNKKMSWNYGKALGEEARYRKKDILLGPGVNIYRTPLNGRNFEYMGEDPYLTSKMVVPYIQGVQSNGVATSVKHFALNNQEMFRHTSNVTVDDRTLYEIYLPAFKAAVTEGGSWTIMGAYDMYKNQYASQNQYLLNDILKGEWKYKGVVVSDWGAVNNTEQAIHNGLDLEFGSWTNGLSAGTKNAYDNYYLAKPYLDLIKSGKVGTKELDDKVTRLLNLAYKTTMNRNKPFGNIASAEHQAVAKEIGEEGIVLLKNQGNILPIDITKTKKIAVIGENAIKIMTVGGGSSSLKVKYETLPLDGIKKRFGKQADVQYARGYVGDIGGEYNGVKSGQDLKDTRSEAELINEAVELAKKSDIVIFVGGLNKSDFQDSEGNDRKSYGLPYNQDHVISALAKANKNLAVVLVSGNAVAMPWIKEVPTIVQSWYLGSEAGNSIASILAGDANPSGKLPFTFPVKLEDNSAHQLGEYPGQKDELAAGKGKDQKNPINITYNEGIFVGYRWHDTKNIKPLFSFGHGLSYTTFEFGKAKADKTTIAQDDKITFTFTVKNTGTKAGAEVAQLYISDPKSSVPRPAKELKGFEKVFLNPGEQKEVSITIDKSALSYFDVKKHDWVAEPGDFEALIGNSSDAIKTKVKFILK; this comes from the coding sequence ATGTTAAAGAAAACTGCCATAGTAAGTTTATTCACTCTTATTTCAATTTCTTCGATGGCTCAAAATACTACCCTTCCGGTCTATTTAGATGAAACAAAACCTGTAGAACAGCGTGTTCAGGATGCACTTTCCAGAATGACACTGGAAGAAAAGGTAGCAATGCTTCATGCGCAGTCAAAATTCAGCTCACCCGGTGTTCCAAGATTGGGGATTCCTGAGTTTTGGACTACAGATGGTCCGCATGGAGTACGTCCGGAAGTAATGTGGGATGAATGGAACCAGGCAGGTTGGACCAATGACTCAATCATTGCTTATCCGGCTTTAACAGCATTATCTGCGACATGGAATAAAAAAATGTCGTGGAACTATGGGAAAGCTTTAGGAGAAGAAGCCCGATATAGAAAAAAAGATATCCTTTTGGGACCTGGAGTTAATATTTACAGAACACCACTGAATGGAAGAAACTTTGAATATATGGGCGAAGATCCTTATCTGACTTCAAAAATGGTGGTTCCTTATATTCAGGGAGTACAATCCAACGGAGTAGCAACCAGTGTAAAGCACTTTGCACTCAACAACCAGGAAATGTTCCGCCATACCAGCAATGTTACGGTGGATGACAGAACACTTTATGAAATCTATTTACCGGCTTTTAAAGCTGCGGTAACCGAAGGAGGTTCATGGACGATCATGGGAGCTTACGATATGTATAAAAACCAGTATGCAAGCCAGAATCAATATCTTTTAAATGATATTCTTAAAGGAGAATGGAAATATAAAGGAGTCGTTGTTTCTGATTGGGGTGCTGTAAATAATACAGAACAGGCGATCCATAATGGATTGGATCTTGAATTTGGAAGCTGGACCAATGGTTTATCAGCAGGAACAAAGAATGCTTATGACAACTATTATTTAGCAAAACCTTATCTGGATTTAATTAAATCCGGAAAAGTTGGAACAAAAGAGCTTGATGATAAAGTAACCAGACTTTTAAACCTTGCCTATAAAACAACGATGAACCGAAACAAACCTTTTGGGAACATCGCTTCTGCTGAGCATCAGGCGGTAGCAAAAGAAATCGGTGAAGAGGGAATCGTTTTATTGAAAAATCAGGGCAATATATTACCTATAGATATCACTAAGACTAAAAAAATAGCAGTTATCGGAGAGAATGCTATCAAAATAATGACTGTTGGTGGAGGTTCTTCTTCATTAAAAGTGAAATACGAAACATTACCATTAGACGGAATCAAGAAAAGATTCGGGAAACAGGCTGATGTACAATATGCAAGAGGCTATGTAGGAGATATTGGAGGTGAATACAACGGTGTAAAATCCGGACAGGATCTGAAAGATACCCGTTCAGAAGCTGAATTAATCAATGAAGCTGTAGAACTGGCTAAGAAATCAGATATCGTCATCTTCGTAGGAGGATTAAACAAAAGTGATTTCCAGGACAGTGAAGGAAATGACCGTAAAAGCTATGGCCTTCCATACAATCAAGATCATGTGATTTCTGCACTGGCAAAAGCTAATAAAAACCTTGCTGTGGTTCTGGTTTCAGGAAACGCTGTAGCAATGCCTTGGATCAAAGAAGTTCCAACCATTGTTCAGTCATGGTATTTAGGTTCTGAAGCAGGAAATTCTATCGCTTCTATTCTGGCAGGTGATGCTAATCCTTCAGGAAAATTACCTTTTACCTTCCCGGTGAAATTAGAAGACAATTCAGCACACCAATTGGGAGAATATCCCGGACAGAAAGATGAATTAGCCGCAGGAAAAGGAAAAGATCAAAAGAATCCGATCAACATTACTTACAACGAAGGAATTTTTGTTGGATACCGTTGGCATGACACCAAAAATATAAAACCTTTATTCAGCTTCGGACACGGATTAAGCTATACTACTTTTGAGTTTGGAAAAGCCAAAGCAGATAAAACAACCATAGCTCAGGACGATAAAATAACCTTCACATTTACTGTAAAAAATACAGGTACGAAAGCAGGTGCTGAGGTGGCTCAATTATACATCAGTGATCCGAAATCTTCTGTTCCACGTCCTGCAAAAGAATTGAAAGGTTTTGAAAAAGTATTTTTAAATCCCGGAGAGCAAAAAGAAGTAAGTATTACCATTGATAAATCAGCTTTAAGCTATTTTGATGTTAAAAAGCATGACTGGGTAGCTGAGCCCGGAGACTTTGAAGCATTAATCGGAAACTCTTCTGATGCTATTAAAACGAAAGTGAAATTCATTTTAAAATAG
- a CDS encoding efflux RND transporter periplasmic adaptor subunit: MQKFFIQKWTILFLSFVVVTGCRKNTQNQSYQQQAPQLPVETVKQGDASVSREYAASVEGISNVEIRPQVTGYLSKIYVDEGDYVRAGQPLFKIEDQVFREQLNSAQAALITAQANLTTSKIELERKKELFRNKMVSEIQVKEAEAAYNAARGTVSQSQASIGSAKINLNFSTIKAPVSGYIGRFNYRLGSLLTPASQNPISLLSDIHEVYTYFSLSESDFNQFQKQNPGSSVNEIIKNTPAVSLLLSGGEKYVETGRIDAVDGQFNKTTGSITLRAKFNNPNNVLRSGNTGKIVLDQFYSNVILLPIASTRAIQDKLFVFTIRDGKAVQLPIEVSGKTGTNFIVSKGLKAGDQYIVTGFDRLQPGTPVVAQKQNAQPKKS, translated from the coding sequence ATGCAAAAATTTTTTATCCAGAAATGGACTATATTATTCCTCTCGTTTGTGGTTGTAACGGGGTGTAGGAAAAATACTCAAAATCAATCTTATCAGCAACAAGCACCTCAACTTCCTGTAGAAACCGTAAAGCAGGGAGATGCTTCTGTTTCGAGAGAATATGCGGCTTCCGTAGAGGGAATTTCTAATGTTGAAATAAGACCTCAGGTAACAGGATACCTGTCTAAAATATATGTAGATGAAGGAGATTATGTGAGAGCTGGTCAGCCTTTGTTCAAGATTGAAGATCAGGTCTTTCGTGAGCAATTGAATAGTGCACAGGCAGCATTAATTACAGCACAAGCCAATCTTACCACTTCCAAAATAGAATTGGAACGTAAAAAGGAACTGTTCAGAAATAAAATGGTCTCCGAGATTCAGGTAAAGGAAGCAGAAGCCGCTTATAATGCGGCAAGGGGAACAGTGAGTCAATCCCAGGCTTCTATTGGGTCGGCGAAGATCAATCTCAATTTTTCTACGATTAAGGCACCAGTCAGCGGATACATTGGAAGATTCAATTATCGTTTAGGGAGTTTGTTGACACCTGCCAGCCAAAATCCTATCAGTTTACTGTCGGACATTCATGAAGTGTATACTTATTTTAGTTTAAGTGAGAGTGATTTTAATCAATTTCAAAAACAAAATCCCGGGAGCAGCGTAAATGAAATTATCAAAAATACACCTGCTGTCTCATTGCTTCTTTCCGGTGGTGAAAAATATGTTGAAACAGGAAGGATTGATGCAGTGGATGGGCAGTTTAATAAGACAACAGGTTCTATCACTCTGAGAGCAAAATTCAATAATCCGAATAATGTATTGAGAAGCGGGAATACTGGAAAGATCGTATTGGATCAGTTTTACTCTAATGTTATTCTGCTTCCTATTGCTTCTACCAGAGCGATTCAGGATAAGCTTTTTGTATTCACTATTAGAGATGGAAAAGCAGTTCAGCTTCCTATCGAAGTCAGTGGAAAGACAGGTACAAATTTTATCGTATCTAAAGGATTGAAGGCCGGAGACCAATACATCGTTACAGGTTTTGACAGGCTGCAACCCGGAACTCCTGTTGTAGCTCAAAAACAAAATGCTCAACCGAAAAAATCGTAA
- a CDS encoding efflux transporter outer membrane subunit, with protein MNSIKNIAYIAIVSGVVISCKVQKYEQPEIKMPEAFRNDSITAGEQNQNIARISYKDFFKDPILVGLIDKAVIQNNDLQVALKQIEFASLAYNQSKWANVPTVSATIGNASISRPSDNSMNGMMAGQFMGRKYTEDYTSSVNISWEADIWGKIKGRKEQALTEYLKTQEAAKAVKTGLVAAVVQGYYNLLMLDTQLEITKSNLTYSDTTLKFLAKQQEVGLTTALAVQQQEIVKDQILKTIPAIESSIATQENALSLLTGSMPDRIERKESLNTVQSPDHITAGIPSELLSYRPDIKTAELEVKKSVAAIHVAKMSMYPSLNITAQGGINAFQASKWFSIPGSLFGMAAGAIAQPILNGKQLKTQYEQSKVLSEQAEINFKQSVLKAVGEVSDALVQIQKLEDQQKIAEGLVTKSNEAVKKADILFKYNSATYVEVILAQTNKLQAELDLASLKAQRLNAITALYRSVGGGWQ; from the coding sequence ATGAATTCAATTAAAAATATAGCATATATAGCAATAGTTTCCGGGGTAGTCATTTCCTGTAAAGTTCAGAAATATGAGCAGCCGGAAATCAAAATGCCTGAAGCTTTCAGAAATGATAGCATTACGGCTGGTGAGCAGAATCAAAATATTGCAAGGATCAGCTACAAAGATTTTTTTAAAGATCCCATTTTAGTTGGTTTGATTGATAAAGCTGTGATTCAGAATAATGATTTACAAGTGGCTTTAAAGCAGATCGAATTTGCTTCTTTAGCCTATAATCAAAGTAAATGGGCTAATGTACCGACTGTCAGTGCAACAATTGGCAATGCAAGTATCAGCCGCCCCTCGGATAATAGTATGAATGGAATGATGGCCGGACAGTTCATGGGAAGAAAGTATACGGAAGATTATACGAGTTCTGTCAATATTTCATGGGAAGCAGATATCTGGGGGAAAATCAAGGGTAGGAAGGAACAGGCATTAACGGAATATCTTAAAACTCAGGAAGCGGCGAAAGCGGTGAAAACAGGATTGGTCGCTGCGGTTGTTCAGGGATATTATAACTTGCTGATGTTGGATACCCAATTGGAAATTACCAAATCTAATTTAACCTATTCTGATACTACGTTGAAGTTTCTGGCCAAACAGCAGGAGGTAGGTCTTACCACTGCTCTTGCGGTACAACAACAGGAGATTGTAAAAGATCAGATCTTAAAAACGATTCCAGCCATTGAAAGTTCTATTGCAACCCAGGAAAATGCCTTGAGTTTACTGACAGGATCAATGCCTGATCGCATTGAGAGAAAAGAAAGTCTGAATACAGTTCAGTCTCCTGATCATATTACAGCAGGAATCCCTTCCGAGCTATTGAGCTACAGACCGGATATTAAAACTGCTGAACTGGAAGTGAAAAAAAGCGTGGCAGCGATTCATGTAGCAAAAATGAGTATGTATCCTTCGCTGAATATTACAGCACAAGGTGGAATTAATGCTTTCCAGGCCAGCAAATGGTTCAGTATTCCGGGATCGCTTTTCGGAATGGCAGCGGGAGCTATAGCACAGCCTATTCTGAACGGGAAACAGCTGAAAACACAATATGAACAATCCAAAGTATTATCGGAGCAAGCTGAAATCAATTTTAAACAATCGGTTTTAAAAGCTGTGGGTGAAGTTTCAGATGCTTTGGTACAGATTCAGAAACTTGAAGATCAGCAAAAGATTGCTGAAGGTCTGGTAACGAAATCTAATGAAGCCGTAAAAAAAGCAGATATTTTATTTAAATATAATTCAGCGACTTATGTAGAAGTGATCCTGGCACAAACCAATAAACTTCAGGCTGAACTGGATCTGGCTTCTCTGAAAGCTCAACGTTTGAATGCGATTACTGCTCTTTACCGATCAGTAGGTGGCGGATGGCAATAA
- the metQ gene encoding methionine ABC transporter substrate-binding lipoprotein MetQ, whose amino-acid sequence MKKAKILGLLAAGLLVFNACNSSKKDDPNYIKVGITAGPEQEIAETAKKVAKEKYNLEVELVAFNDYVVPNEALNNGDIDANAFQHAPYLNEQSKQRGYKLAVVGNTFLYPIVAYSKKIKNISELQNGSTVVIPNDPTNGGRSLLLLQKNGLIKLKEGIGLLPKVTDIVDNPKQLKIVEIEAPQLPRVLDDKEVVIAIINNNFAAQAGLDEEKFGIFKEDKDSPYVNLVVSRQDNKDAEKVKNFVKAYQSDEVLKKAQSIFKGGVVKGW is encoded by the coding sequence ATGAAAAAAGCAAAAATTTTAGGATTATTAGCAGCGGGTTTGTTAGTATTCAATGCATGTAATTCATCAAAAAAGGATGATCCCAATTATATTAAAGTGGGAATAACTGCAGGACCGGAACAGGAAATTGCGGAAACGGCTAAAAAAGTGGCTAAAGAAAAATATAACCTTGAGGTAGAATTAGTAGCCTTTAATGATTATGTGGTTCCTAATGAAGCACTGAACAATGGTGATATTGATGCAAATGCTTTTCAACATGCTCCTTACCTTAACGAACAATCCAAACAAAGAGGCTATAAATTAGCTGTGGTAGGGAATACTTTCCTATACCCTATCGTTGCCTATTCAAAAAAGATCAAAAATATCAGCGAACTTCAAAATGGAAGTACAGTCGTTATTCCCAACGATCCTACAAATGGAGGACGCTCTCTTCTTCTTTTACAGAAAAATGGTTTAATAAAACTAAAAGAAGGAATTGGTTTATTGCCCAAAGTCACTGATATTGTCGACAACCCAAAACAATTGAAAATAGTAGAAATTGAAGCTCCACAGTTACCAAGGGTTTTGGATGATAAGGAAGTTGTAATTGCGATCATTAATAATAATTTCGCAGCTCAGGCTGGATTAGATGAAGAAAAATTCGGCATTTTTAAAGAAGATAAAGATTCCCCGTATGTAAATCTTGTGGTTTCCAGACAGGACAATAAAGATGCAGAAAAAGTGAAAAATTTTGTAAAAGCTTATCAGTCTGATGAGGTTTTAAAAAAGGCTCAATCTATTTTCAAAGGTGGAGTCGTAAAAGGATGGTAA
- a CDS encoding efflux RND transporter permease subunit, with protein sequence MLKRIIKRPVLATVISVLLVILGIVGMLNLPITKFPDIAPPTVMVTAVYPGANAETIARSVAPPLENAINGVENMDYITSTASNDGTLNITVIFKLGTDPDQAAINVQNRVAQVTNQLPAEVIQAGITTLKRQNSMIAMVSLTSKDGKMDDLFLENYAKINIVPELKRVKGVGDAMVYGNKDYSMRVWLDPNKLTSYNLTPSDVSRAIQSQNLEAAPGRFGERSKEAMEYVLRYKGKFTEPEQYENITIKALSDGSVLKLKDVARVEFGAYSYNVSSNFNKKASVTMAIFQMAGSNANEVQIALQARMKELEKSFPEGMAYEIPYATKEALDQSIEQVIHTLIEAFILVFIVVYIFLQDFRSTLIPAIAVPVSIVGTFFFMNVFGFSINILTLFALVLAIGIVVDDAIVVVEAVHAKMEHKKLNPRAATMSAMSEITGAIISITLIMSAVFVPVAFMSGSTGLFYQQFALTLAIAIVISAVNALTLSPALCAIFLKQHHPETHEKMNFKERFFSAFNTNFNKLTFRYGKAILFLLKRKWIALLIIVAFGGLFTWMSMTTPKGFIPDEDQSFIIVTTNLAPGASKDRTSKIISDTEDLLMKNPAVDKVISVDGLNLFSGSMSSSAGSIFVKLKKGGERGKVNNINDIIGQFQGALSQDKRANFLVINTPTVDGFGNTSGMELVLQDRTNGDLQSLGNISYGMMGALMQRPEVALAYTTFDVSYPQYEVLVDEVKAAQLGVAVSDVLGVMQGYYGSIQSSDFNRFGKYYRVLVQATPETREDKESLNGIFVKNNQNQMVPVNTLVSLKQVTGAEVVDRFNLFNSSNLTVMAAPGYSSGQAMAAVEEVSKQVLPPGYTYDYKGMSREEATSSSQSVMIFGLCIVFVFFLLSAQYESYILPFAVLIAIPIGLSGVFVGITLAELSNNIYVQIAMVMLIGLLAKNGILIVEFAVQRRRAGKSLIASAVEGAKARLRPILMTSLAFITGLIPLIFVVGPSALGNHSIGYAAISGMLFGTILGLFVVPVLFVVFQALHEKINGKVVTEADWEY encoded by the coding sequence ATGTTAAAAAGAATTATAAAAAGACCTGTATTAGCAACGGTTATTTCTGTGCTGTTGGTTATATTGGGAATTGTCGGTATGCTTAATTTACCGATCACAAAATTTCCGGATATTGCGCCGCCTACGGTAATGGTGACCGCTGTGTATCCGGGAGCTAATGCTGAAACGATTGCGAGATCTGTTGCTCCGCCATTAGAAAATGCCATCAATGGAGTGGAAAATATGGATTATATTACCTCTACGGCAAGTAATGATGGTACATTAAATATAACTGTTATTTTCAAATTAGGAACTGATCCCGATCAGGCAGCAATTAATGTTCAGAACAGGGTAGCTCAGGTAACGAATCAGCTTCCGGCAGAAGTAATACAGGCAGGGATTACAACCTTGAAGAGACAAAACAGTATGATTGCTATGGTTTCTTTGACCAGTAAGGATGGAAAGATGGATGATCTTTTCCTTGAAAACTATGCAAAGATCAATATCGTACCGGAACTGAAAAGGGTGAAGGGAGTAGGTGATGCGATGGTGTATGGAAATAAGGACTATTCAATGCGGGTATGGCTGGATCCTAATAAACTGACTTCCTATAATCTGACTCCTTCCGATGTTTCAAGAGCTATTCAGTCTCAGAATTTAGAGGCTGCGCCGGGTAGATTCGGAGAAAGAAGTAAAGAAGCAATGGAATATGTCCTTCGTTACAAAGGAAAATTTACTGAGCCAGAGCAATATGAAAATATAACGATCAAAGCACTAAGCGATGGTTCTGTTTTAAAATTAAAAGATGTAGCCAGAGTAGAATTTGGAGCATATAGTTATAACGTATCTTCCAATTTCAATAAAAAAGCTTCTGTTACGATGGCGATCTTTCAGATGGCAGGATCGAATGCCAATGAAGTACAGATAGCACTTCAGGCAAGAATGAAGGAGCTGGAAAAATCTTTTCCGGAAGGAATGGCATATGAAATACCTTATGCTACAAAAGAAGCATTGGATCAGTCGATTGAACAGGTAATTCATACTTTGATCGAAGCATTTATTCTTGTTTTTATTGTGGTCTATATTTTCCTGCAGGATTTCCGTTCTACACTGATTCCGGCGATTGCAGTTCCGGTGTCTATTGTAGGAACCTTCTTCTTTATGAATGTCTTTGGATTTTCCATCAATATCCTGACGCTTTTTGCTTTGGTATTGGCGATTGGAATTGTTGTGGATGATGCTATCGTCGTCGTCGAAGCAGTCCATGCCAAAATGGAGCATAAAAAACTGAACCCCAGAGCGGCAACGATGTCGGCGATGAGTGAAATTACTGGAGCCATTATTTCCATTACTCTGATCATGTCTGCGGTATTCGTGCCGGTTGCTTTTATGAGTGGATCTACAGGATTATTTTATCAGCAGTTTGCGTTAACCTTAGCGATTGCGATTGTTATTTCGGCAGTGAATGCATTGACTTTAAGTCCTGCACTATGTGCTATATTTTTAAAGCAACATCATCCGGAAACACATGAGAAAATGAATTTTAAAGAGCGTTTCTTTAGTGCCTTTAATACGAATTTTAATAAACTGACTTTCCGGTATGGAAAAGCGATTTTATTCCTTTTAAAAAGAAAATGGATAGCGCTGTTGATCATTGTTGCTTTTGGTGGATTATTTACCTGGATGTCGATGACCACGCCGAAAGGATTTATTCCTGATGAAGATCAGAGTTTCATTATCGTGACAACTAATCTTGCACCGGGAGCTTCAAAAGACAGGACGTCAAAGATCATTTCTGATACTGAAGATCTGCTGATGAAAAATCCTGCTGTTGATAAAGTGATCTCGGTAGACGGACTGAATTTATTCAGTGGTTCGATGTCATCTTCAGCAGGTTCTATTTTCGTAAAATTGAAAAAAGGAGGTGAAAGAGGAAAAGTTAATAATATCAATGATATCATTGGACAGTTTCAGGGCGCATTATCCCAGGATAAAAGAGCTAATTTCTTAGTAATTAATACACCGACAGTAGACGGATTTGGAAATACGAGTGGAATGGAACTGGTTCTTCAGGACCGTACGAATGGGGATCTTCAGAGTTTAGGAAATATTTCTTACGGAATGATGGGAGCGTTAATGCAAAGACCTGAAGTCGCATTGGCTTATACCACTTTCGATGTGTCTTATCCACAATATGAGGTATTGGTTGATGAGGTAAAAGCAGCACAGCTTGGTGTCGCGGTTTCTGATGTCTTAGGGGTGATGCAGGGATATTATGGAAGTATCCAGTCTTCCGATTTCAACAGGTTCGGAAAATATTACAGAGTATTGGTACAGGCGACTCCCGAAACAAGAGAAGATAAAGAATCCCTGAACGGAATCTTTGTTAAAAACAATCAAAACCAAATGGTTCCTGTGAATACTTTAGTAAGCCTGAAGCAGGTAACAGGAGCGGAAGTGGTGGATCGTTTCAACTTATTTAATTCTTCAAACTTAACTGTAATGGCGGCCCCGGGATACAGTTCCGGACAGGCAATGGCTGCAGTTGAAGAGGTGAGTAAGCAAGTTCTTCCTCCGGGATATACTTATGACTATAAAGGGATGAGTCGAGAAGAAGCAACTTCAAGTTCTCAATCGGTGATGATCTTCGGGTTGTGTATCGTATTTGTTTTCTTCCTTTTATCCGCACAGTATGAAAGTTATATTCTTCCTTTCGCGGTATTGATTGCTATTCCTATCGGTTTATCAGGAGTGTTTGTAGGAATTACACTGGCAGAGCTATCCAATAATATCTATGTTCAGATTGCTATGGTTATGTTGATCGGGCTTCTGGCTAAAAATGGTATTCTTATCGTAGAATTTGCTGTTCAGCGCCGGAGAGCAGGGAAGAGTTTGATTGCTTCTGCAGTGGAAGGTGCAAAGGCACGTTTACGTCCGATCTTAATGACCTCCTTGGCATTTATTACAGGATTGATTCCATTGATTTTTGTGGTAGGACCTTCTGCATTAGGAAACCATTCTATTGGATATGCTGCGATATCGGGGATGCTTTTCGGAACTATTTTAGGACTTTTCGTGGTTCCGGTTCTTTTTGTGGTATTCCAGGCTTTGCATGAAAAAATAAATGGGAAAGTAGTAACAGAAGCAGATTGGGAATATTAA
- a CDS encoding helix-turn-helix domain-containing protein, translating into MARKNNTQPADFISNMTFEELLKEVEFDLRIKEFVVMTIDSTNYSVKLNVPYRAEYFCMILITNGEERFIIEDIRYKVSKGDIVFCPIGQTFWIEEISNDYKGEYIFFSIDFISNAGFNYKSSDVLRSLSEDPIHVVHNEPDLFRRLKFHLDELKILNNTEKENYYFNEMIWHHFSLVMYETDNHFKKTETGNPVTYREDEITTSFFILVREHFKEEHSVQFYADKLFISRKYLTKVINKTMFKSPRDIIHQVLIVEARLLLKNSNANVNEVAAQLKFPDQASFSKFFKKQTGISPLTYKRTDLY; encoded by the coding sequence ATGGCTCGGAAAAATAACACCCAACCCGCTGACTTTATTTCAAATATGACTTTTGAAGAGCTTCTTAAGGAAGTGGAATTTGATCTTAGAATTAAGGAGTTTGTAGTCATGACCATTGATAGTACCAACTATTCCGTCAAATTGAATGTACCTTATCGTGCAGAATATTTTTGTATGATCTTGATAACAAATGGAGAGGAGAGATTCATAATTGAAGACATCAGGTACAAGGTTTCAAAAGGGGATATCGTATTTTGTCCAATAGGTCAAACATTTTGGATAGAAGAAATTTCAAATGATTACAAAGGAGAATATATTTTCTTTTCAATAGATTTTATTTCTAATGCCGGATTCAATTACAAGTCGAGTGATGTCTTGAGAAGTCTCTCTGAGGATCCTATACATGTGGTTCATAATGAACCTGATCTGTTTCGGAGACTGAAATTTCATCTTGATGAGCTTAAAATTTTAAACAACACCGAAAAAGAGAATTACTATTTTAATGAAATGATCTGGCATCATTTTTCTTTGGTCATGTATGAAACGGATAATCATTTTAAAAAGACAGAAACAGGAAATCCAGTGACCTACCGGGAAGATGAAATTACCACAAGTTTCTTTATTTTGGTCCGGGAGCACTTTAAAGAAGAGCATAGCGTGCAGTTTTATGCAGATAAATTATTTATCAGTCGTAAATACCTGACCAAGGTTATCAATAAGACCATGTTCAAGTCGCCGAGAGATATCATTCATCAGGTACTAATTGTTGAGGCAAGGCTATTGCTGAAGAATTCGAATGCGAATGTAAATGAAGTGGCCGCTCAGCTTAAATTCCCTGATCAGGCGTCTTTCAGTAAGTTTTTTAAAAAACAAACTGGCATCTCACCGCTTACATACAAAAGGACAGATCTGTATTAA
- a CDS encoding DUF2652 domain-containing protein encodes MDANIQEGIILIPDFNGFTEFVFNTKLYTGEYIVRQLLSILIDVNDHYFEISEIEGDAILFFRYDKNPSFKKVSNMLRNMQNAFTRKVAELNEALSISIDLSLKFIVHYGKFSQYKIGNFRKLYGAPVVEAHQLLKNDFAKQPSYALFSNSFLESTESTNSFCNDEKQDLPDVGVIHYFEEIEQHI; translated from the coding sequence ATGGATGCAAATATACAAGAGGGTATTATACTGATTCCGGATTTCAATGGATTTACCGAATTTGTATTCAATACAAAACTATATACAGGAGAATATATTGTGAGACAACTATTATCTATCCTGATTGATGTGAATGACCATTATTTTGAGATTTCTGAAATTGAAGGGGATGCTATTTTATTTTTCAGATATGATAAAAATCCGTCATTTAAAAAGGTTTCGAATATGCTTCGGAATATGCAGAATGCCTTTACAAGAAAAGTGGCTGAACTCAATGAAGCACTAAGCATCTCCATTGATCTGTCATTAAAATTTATTGTTCATTACGGGAAATTTTCACAGTATAAGATTGGAAATTTTAGAAAACTATATGGTGCGCCGGTGGTGGAAGCTCATCAACTTTTGAAGAATGATTTTGCAAAACAACCTTCTTATGCACTATTCAGTAATTCTTTTCTTGAAAGTACTGAAAGTACCAATAGCTTTTGTAATGATGAAAAACAGGATCTGCCCGATGTTGGAGTGATCCATTATTTTGAAGAAATAGAACAGCATATTTAA